TTATTCTTCCTTATGAAGGGTTCAGAAAGATCGAGCGAGGATGAAGAGGCTGTCTCGAGTACGAAGCGTCCGGGAAACCCCTCCACGTAACCGCTGACTAAAGGTATCCGGGAATCATAGGAGCAGGTGACGTAGCTGTATCCGGCAGGCGCCGAGAACTTGTCCCGTTCATAGACGGTGATTGTATTATCTGAAAACCGCACCTCGGTCGCGAACCGGGACAGAAAATCGTAGCCGAGCACCATGTCGACCGGGCGGCCCGGGTAGCGTAAATAGAGATCGGAGGATTGCATAGAAACGTCTACCTGTCCGTACAGGCTGACTCCGGGAAGCGAGAAGGAATCGACCATCACCATGGGCATGCCTGCATACTCGCTGGGGTTCTCCGCCTTGAACTCGCCCGCAGGAGCAAGCATAAGCCTGCGTGCTAAAGAGGCGTCTATTGCGGAGACCCTTTCTCCGGAATCAAGAATAAAATTGAACGGTCCGTCGCCGTTGATTCTGCCCCGGAGATAGATGCAGCCGTCGGCAAAGTCAAAAGGAAACTGGGCGCTCTTCTCGCCCTTGCTGAAGGCATAGTTTTGTTCTACAGGTTCGGTTATCACGAAAAGACGCTCGTCAACGTATCCGTTCACCTCGACGGTATAGAAAGAATAATCGTAGGTCTGCTGAAGCTCCTCGACAACGGTGTGTATGTTTCTCGGAACCATCACGCCTGACGACGCCTCGAAGTTTTCATACTCGCTCGTCGTCGTGAAGCCGTCCGCCGTAGTTTCGCTTTTGGCGAGAAGCCAGGTCTGCTCGTCTATCCATATCTTCACGGGATAGCCCCTGTCGGGCAGAACCTCCATAAGGATGAAGCTCCTTCCGGCTTCGCCCTCCCTGGACAGGTAGCGCACCCTGACTGTCGAGTCGGGCATCATGTAGCCGTAGCTTAAAATCAACGCTTGGCTCAGGGCGGTCTTGCGGGCCTCTTCGCCTCCGATTGACAAAACCCCGTTAGCGTCTATCTTCCACTGCTCCTTGCCGTTGAAACACGCAACCTCGTTCTGAACCCCGAGCTTAATCTCATTGCGTATTCTGTCAGGCGCCAGAACGATTATTGATGCGGCGCCCTTAAGACCTCCGGACTCGACTGAAGCATCGAGTTTTATCGATCTGAGCCTTGAAATCAAAGCCTCGCCTCCCATGGCTTTCATGTGCTTGGCAAGAATCTGGTCCGCCTTGTAAAGCTGCGCGCCAAGCGGTAAAGCAACAGCCATCATTCCCCAGATGAGTAATTTCTTAAAATAATCAGCGCTCATACGCCTCCTTTGGTTTCAACTCTAAAGATAGCCAAAGTTAGTGATATGTCAAGACAAAACGGCCGTAATTAACTTTTCTTGCATATTTCCCGGATTCAGACGACATATCGTAATTCACAACACCTTGGAATAGCGTATCTTGCTTACGCTCAGCTCATAATTTTCATTAGTATTCGGTTCAACACATTAGTTTTAATGCGGGTTGAGATTAGACGAAGTGTTTTACTTAAGATTTTTATGGATGAGACCCTTTTTTCACAATCCCCAGGGGTGAAGGCTCAGAGAAGCCGGCATCGATATGCAGCGCCAAGGCCCCGCTTACTTAACCTTGCAGTTCTCTTCGCGATAAGGCTATATCGCTGTCAATATTTTGGACTCTCTAGCATCACCCTCAGCCTGCACTC
This DNA window, taken from bacterium, encodes the following:
- a CDS encoding PDZ domain-containing protein encodes the protein MSADYFKKLLIWGMMAVALPLGAQLYKADQILAKHMKAMGGEALISRLRSIKLDASVESGGLKGAASIIVLAPDRIRNEIKLGVQNEVACFNGKEQWKIDANGVLSIGGEEARKTALSQALILSYGYMMPDSTVRVRYLSREGEAGRSFILMEVLPDRGYPVKIWIDEQTWLLAKSETTADGFTTTSEYENFEASSGVMVPRNIHTVVEELQQTYDYSFYTVEVNGYVDERLFVITEPVEQNYAFSKGEKSAQFPFDFADGCIYLRGRINGDGPFNFILDSGERVSAIDASLARRLMLAPAGEFKAENPSEYAGMPMVMVDSFSLPGVSLYGQVDVSMQSSDLYLRYPGRPVDMVLGYDFLSRFATEVRFSDNTITVYERDKFSAPAGYSYVTCSYDSRIPLVSGYVEGFPGRFVLETASSSSLDLSEPFIRKNNLAKGRSKLVASELHPATGNVKMLAGRLKMFAMGPFVLENLPAGFAQNARSGLLASSQFDGLVGNDILKRFDFILDYNGDRLALRQNQALESEYRIGKSGIVLGVLDDGRFVVSEVASGSPAEDARIKPGEELYQVDGALAKNMGLAAIRQAFSAEDGKEITLKLMHGAESRDVTLTLRTYY